One genomic segment of Myripristis murdjan chromosome 20, fMyrMur1.1, whole genome shotgun sequence includes these proteins:
- the LOC115379236 gene encoding rho guanine nucleotide exchange factor 26-like — protein sequence MQRECRSLSQCASASQIFKMQRVYVQSNEHFEVFTTVLAPQGRIRYRAAAEKMVVAHSYKPHWPDELELCQGDVILVLSKHEEERWFGRLQDGQQGYFPASCVMELGQGNVPAKDLRRMLSLRSSPRDSVSGGRCGSGHRLQAFGRGSRGGGGGGAGLDGGQREREGLFLVMRPQIPVPVPPVSQPQPQTHRSPGLLQRILSKRRKKSERQGATNGGFEAD from the exons ATGCAGAGAGAGTGCAGGAGCCTCAGTCAGTGCGCGAGTGCCAGTCAGATCTTCAAGATGCAGCGTGTCTACGTGCAGAGCAATGAGCACTTTGAGGTCTTCACCACTGTCCTTGCTCCACAAG GGAGGATTCgatacagagcagcagctgaaaag ATGGTAGTGGCGCACAGCTACAAGCCGCACTGGCCAGATGAGCTGGAGCTGTGCCAGGGTGACGTCATTCTGGTGCTGTCCAAGcatgaggaggagaggtggtTTGGGCGGCTGCAGGACGGCCAGCAGGGCTACTTCCCCGCCTCCTGTGTGATGGAGCTGGGCCAG GGGAACGTGCCTGCCAAAGACCTGAGGAGGATGTTATCTCTGAGAAGCTCGCCCCGGGACAGTGTTTCAGGTGGTAGATGTGGAAG TGGACACAGGCTGCAGGCCTTTGGgagggggagcagaggaggaggaggaggaggagcgggccTGGATGGGGgccagagggagagggagggccTCTTCCTGGTGATGAGGCCCCAGATCCCTGTGCCTGTGCCCCCGGTCTCCCAGCCGCAGCCCCAAACACACAGATCCCCAGGCTTGCTCCAAAGGATCTTGTCCAAGCGCCGGAAAAAGAGTGAGCGCCAGGGAGCCACCAACGGGGGCTTCGAGGCTGACTGA
- the rrs1 gene encoding ribosome biogenesis regulatory protein homolog — protein MAACSVEEVLAKAEQEEAEKLKSIAVQKELDLEFDVGNLLACDKNRVDSREFKEQKKEEFLASLARDNTQLLINEIWKQPTERIEEAIVAKLPDPATPLPREKPPPKPRPPTKWEEFAKLKGIQKKKKTNLVWDDVAKEWRRRWGHKRVNDGTKEWLIEVPETADPNEDQFQKRNKAKKERVAKNELNRLRNIARAQKVKVPGVGLTPTAQQSKSDLAKAASVAKTSTASVGRFQDRLPKEKAPRNTGKKRKFEPLIGDFSSEKQRQLDLLNVMDSKRPKIDITKAVNKQMREEDREQAAARFKKGAGKKGRKGGFSGKGKGGKGKGKGGKAAGGGGGGGGGGRGGGGGGGGGGKKRSKPGKR, from the coding sequence ATGGCTGCGTGCAGTGTAGAGGAGGTGCTGGCTAAAGCCGAGCAAGAAGAGGCCGAAAAACTCAAAAGTATCGCCGTCCAGAAGGAGCTCGACCTGGAGTTTGACGTTGGAAACCTGCTGGCATGCGACAAAAACCGCGTCGACTCCCGCGAGTTCAAGGAGCAGAAGAAAGAGGAGTTTTTAGCCTCGTTAGCCCGGGACAACACGCAGCTCCTCATCAACGAGATATGGAAACAGCCCACGGAGAGGATCGAGGAGGCGATAGTGGCCAAGCTGCCCGACCCGGCCACCCCCCTGCCCAGGGAGAAGCCTCCTCCGAAGCCCAGACCTCCGACCAAATGGGAGGAGTTCGCCAAGCTGAAGGGCAtccagaaaaagaagaagacgaacCTGGTTTGGGATGATGTCGCGAAGGAGTGGAGGCGGCGCTGGGGCCACAAGAGGGTGAACGACGGCACCAAAGAGTGGCTCATCGAGGTTCCCGAGACCGCAGACCCCAATGAGGACCAGTTTCAGAAACGCAACAAGGCCAAGAAGGAGAGAGTGGCGAAGAATGAGCTGAACAGATTGAGGAACATCGCCAGGGCGCAGAAGGTCAAGGTGCCAGGTGTGGGGCTGACTCCCACGGCACAGCAGTCCAAATCTGACCTGGCCAAAGCTGCGAGTGTCGCCAAAACCTCCACAGCGTCAGTGGGGAGATTCCAGGACCGCCTGCCCAAGGAGAAAGCCCCCAGGAACACAGGCAAGAAGAGGAAGTTTGAACCCCTCATCGGTGACTTTTCCAGTGAGAAGCAGAGGCAGCTGGACCTCCTGAACGTCATGGACAGCAAGAGGCCCAAGATCGACATCACCAAGGCTGTCAACAagcagatgagagaggaggacagggagcAGGCTGCAGCCAGGTTCAAAAAGGGTGcagggaagaaaggaaggaagggcgGCTTCTCGGGAAAAGGAAAGGGTGGGAAAGGGAAAGGTAAAGGTGGTAaagctgctggtggtggtggaggaggaggaggaggaggaagaggcggtggaggaggaggaggaggaggaggaaagaagcGCTCCAAGCCTGGGAAGCGCTGA